A region from the Rhizoctonia solani chromosome 13, complete sequence genome encodes:
- a CDS encoding SNF2 family amino-terminal protein: protein MAAPVDPSHYVIEYAKNSSEKCHGRPPCHGSTIVLGDLRFGTKKYNGVINDKMQYRHWGCVTPDILYDLAILGVNRLPGLARINISDQAKIHTAAQRLRIDDADVPVTARSLTRTTSVPSGSQRRASERHLRSANERPRRHRKSWRPSRGKTQAGSAAPLPVVLPPPPPPTAPAAMYTQPPRPAPALPVPPAHMGTQITVSQQKRDDEDYAEDDYGAEEEAQYTDFYLSFQSSVVGVQYYDGLGSRAWEQVALVREPTNKYDRNAIQVMNIGMRQVGHIPRQVAANLAPLIDRELVLVEGTMNDGNIQGTQYTLNVTLSIYGKPGLWRFPRSIICTKSNLRSGSSSQPQLSQKAMEALEIRRRAEELRTMLAGLEKVDDEGRRANFLDALYGNQTEDILNLPEHPSPPGKEDGTLVVDLLKHQKQGLLWCINRENVVLPTKHGEPHQQFWEYRAPPGSRAHYMNLITKSPIPASMPPPIGHGGIMSDSMGLGKSLTFLALVIATKNTRPEGFDKPTLIVCPLSVLSNWETQIDDHCNPGILACYTYYGNNRNVDPEVLKGYDVVLTTYQTVSSDFERAGGFKNTEELMAENSEEKRRSKGLFSIQWKRVVLDEAHQIRNPSTKIAQAATAIDGYYRWAVSGTPIVNSPTDLGSLLAFLRMCSPLDQISQFNRSLARPLQKGNPESMALLREIMKHISIRRSKEREETSELPQVMIHVTKVDLDDAARRIYNSVEALSRQRFMEMANASQDGERVPNVVLVSRLTAGTRQIALHPGLVPSDYLQQLQSGEKYGGNDPPTNNIISPQEKARLQNILFRAEEDSEECAICFDNLKNPRILPDGHYFCYECIAGYIEAHGALATCPMDRRPITLQDLIEPPPPTDLTQVPIENNTKGLSDGSSVKIDQLIWLLKRIPSEEKAVVFSQFTSFLDKIADQLEVHGISYVEFNGGLSAKRRQEVLQRFSRPLPVKNSAIRRTSNGRNTKDSGSDSDYAPGDDDFIDDDDGTYFSATQSSKGKGKVGKGKGKTTSGRAFGGNPKVLLISLKSGATGLNLTVANHLFLMDPWWQEAIESQAIDRVNRIGQKRDVHVYQMITNDTAFSGMGGREAVREKRETRMQGLSLFHGTKKADDLVESTTDFIELFGLQRQNGRVTLGEDAAAAQVAAEEEEPDWLPTGPIKRSRLMLSDDE from the exons ATGGCAGCGCCTGTTGATCCGAGTCACTATGTTATCGAAT ATGCGAAAAATTCGAGCGAAAAGTGTCATGGTCGACCGCCTTGTCATGGTTCGACGATCGTCCTTGGAGATCTGAGGTTTGGGACAAAGAAGTATAATGGAGTTATTAATGACAAGATGCAGTACCG GCATTGGGGATGTGTGACCCCTGACATATTGTATGATCTTGCTATTCTGGGCGTGAACCGTCTCCCGGGGTTGGCCAGAATCAA CATCTCAGACCAAGCCAAGATTCACACTGCCGCTCAGCGTCTACGTATAGACGACGCAGACGTCCCCGTCACCGCACGTTCGCTTACCCGCACGACCTCGGTCCCATCCGGCTCGCAACGCCGCGCGTCGGAGCGGCACCTCCGTTCAGCCAACGAGCGGCCGCGACGACATCGCAAATCATGGCGCCCCTCGCGA GGCAAGACCCAAGCTGGTTCGGCGGCGCCTTTACCCGTCGTGTtacctccccctccccctcccacGGCGCCTGCTGCGATGTATACGCAGCCGCCACGTCCTGCGCCTGCTCTGCCCGTTCCACCGGCGCACATGGGCACGCAGATCACAGTGTCCCAGCAGAAACGCGATGATGAGGATTATGCAGAGGACGATTACGGTGCCGAGGAAGAGGCGCAGTATACGGATTTTTACTTGTCGTTTCAGTCCTCTGTTGTTGGGGTTCAGTATTACGATGGACTTGGTAG TCGGGCCTGGGAACAAGTTGCACTCGTTCGGGAGCCTACCAACAAGTACGATAG AAACGCGATTCAAGTTATGAATATTGGTATGAGGCAGGTGGGACATATCCCAAGACAGG TCGCCGCTAACCTGGCACCACTCATCGATCGCGAGTTGGTCCTCGTAGAAGGAACTATGAACGATGGCAATA TACAAGGAACACAATACACTCTAAACGT GACATTGAGCATTTATGGTAAACCAGGC CTCTGGCGCTTCCCAAGGTCCATCATATGCACAAAATCCAATCTACGCTCAGGGTCTTCATCGCAGCCCCAGCTCAGCCAGAAAGCGATGGAAGCGCTCGAAATTCGTCGCCGTGCTGAAGAACTTCGTACTATGCTTGCTGGACTCGAGAAAGTCGACGATGAAGGCCGTCGTGCTAATTTCTTGGATGCGTTGTATGGAAATCAGACTGAAGATATCTTGAATCTCCCGGAACACCCGTCACCTCCTGGAAAGGAGGACGGAACTCTGGTAGTAGACTTGCTCAAACATCAG AAACAAGGCTTACTGTGGTGTATCAACCGCGAGAATGTTGTGCTTCCAACCAAGCATGGCGAACCTCATCAACAGTTCTGGGAGTATCGCGCACCTCCAGGTTCTCGG GCACATTACATGAATT TGATCACAAAGTCTCCCATTCCTGCAAGTATGCCACCACCCATTGGGCACGGTGGAATCATGAGCGATTCTATGGGTCTCGGCAAATCTCTCACTTTCCTTGCACTCGTTATAGCCACCAAGAATACACGGCCAGAAGGGTTTGATAAACCGACACTCATTG TCTGCCCGCTCTCGGTGTTGAGTAACTGGGAAACCCAGATCGACGACCATTGCAATCCCGGTATACTTGCTTGCTATACCTATTATGGCAATAACAGAAACGTCGACCCCGAAGTCCTCAAGGGCTATGATGTCGTTTTGACCACGTATCAGACCGTGTCCTCGGATTTTGAACGCGCTGGTGGATTCAAAAATACAGAAGAGCTGATGGCTGAAAATTCAGAAGAGAAAAGGCGATCCAAGGGGTTGTTTTCTATTCAATGGAAG CGTGTCGTTCTTGACGAAGCACATCAGATTCGGAATCCTAGCACAAAGATCGCGCAAGCCGCCACTGCTATTGACGGGTATTATCGATGG GCGGTCAGCGGGACACCAATT GTGAATTCACCCACC GATCTTGGGTCCCTGCTCGCTTTCCTTCGTATGTGTAGCCCATTAGATCAGATTTCTCAATTCAATCGATCGCTCGCACGGCCCCTCCAAAAGGGTAATCCTGAAAGTATGGCACTTCTAAGG GAAATCATGAAGCACATATCAATTCGGCGATCCAAAGAG AGGGAAGAGACTAGTGAGCTACCTCAG GTTATGATTCACGTAACGAAAGTTGACCTGGACGATGCTGCTCGCCGTATATACAATTCTGTCGAGGCATTGTCTCGACAACGTTTCATGGAGATGGCCAATGCGTCTCAGGACGGAGAGCGCGTCCCAAACGTCGTCCTAGTTT CACGACTAACTGCTGGGACTAGACAAATTGCGTTGCACCCTGGCCTCGTGCCATCCGACTATCTCCAGCAACTCCAATCTGGAGAAAAATATGGAGGCAATGATCCCCCAACGAATAACATCATCAGTCCTCAAGAAAAAGCTAGACTCCAAAATATTTTGTTCCGGGCCGAGGAGGATAGTGAAGAA TGTGCGATCTGCTTCGACAATTTGAAGAACCCCAGGATCCTGCCTGATGGGCATT ACTTCTGTTACGAGTGCATCGCCGGCTATATCGAGGCGCATGGTGCCCTGGCTACTTGCCCCATGGATCGTCGGCCTATCACTTTGCAAGACTTGATTGAGCCTCCACCGCCAACCGACCTAACCCAAGTACCCATTGAGAATAACACCAAAGGCCTTTCAGATGGGTCTTCGGTAAAGATTGACCAATTGATATGGCTTTTGAAGCGTATTCCTTCCGAAGAAAAGGCCGTCGTTTTCTCACA GTTTACGTCGTTTTTAGACAAA ATCGCAGACCAACTCGAAGTGCATGGGATCTCATACGTAGAGTTTAACGGAGGGCTATCCGCCAAACGCCGTCAAGAGGTTCTACAG CGTTTCTCTAGACCGCTACCAGTGAAGAACTCGGCGATCCGCCGAACTTCTAACGGCAGAAACACAAAAGATTCGGGCTCAGATTCAGACTACGCTCCTGGAGATGACGACTTCAtcgatgatgacgatggAACGTATTTCTCTGCCACTCAATCAAGCAAAGGGAAAGGAAAAGTGGGCAAGGGAAAAGGAAAGACTACCTCCGGACGTGCCTTTGGGGGAAACCCTAAAGTTTTGCTCATCTCGCTCAAGAGCG GTGCCACTGGATTGAATCTAACAGTCGCGAATCATCTCTTTTTAATGGACCC GTGGTGGCAAGAAGCGATCGAATCGCAAGCAATTG ATCGTGTCAACCGCATTGGTCAAAAGCGCGACGTGCATGTGTACCAGATGATCACGAATGATACC GCATTCTCTGGTATGGGTGGCAGGGAGGCTGTTCGGGAGAAACGCGAAACGCGAATGCAAGGTTTGTCGCTTTTCCATGGCACTAAGAAGGCGGACGACTTAGTTGAATCCACTACAGATTTTATCGAGTTATTTGGTCTCCAACGTCAAAATGGCCGAGTTACACTAGGAGAAGATGCTGCAGCTGCTCAAGTCGCCGCGGAAGAGGAGGAGCCGGACTGGCTTCCGACAGGTCCAATCAAGCGGTCAAGGCTAATGCTCTCCGACGACGAGTGA
- a CDS encoding major facilitator superfamily transporter, giving the protein MSLATPRSETGTHDRIVITPSTTQHSHLVDEPPRDLAERHLIRKLDMLIMPITYLLYILAYLDRSNLGNAKLQGLDVSLFPNDVSGNQFALLSAMFYIAFLSWQIPLTLAAKRFPPNLVIGIVAVAWGISSSLQAATFNYAGITTTRYFLGYLKLDSSAPVVPFYYTLFYLKSEHGFRTSLYVSGAPLASAFGGLIAYGVQNIRSIATWRILFLIEGLPTILVGLLASASTRLAREVVSEGNRINWQHVVELDRLQGMAALPSRHISIFAFHYQVFGLYGCKGTDDDSTPYACACIVMVLVAKASDHFKTRGPFAAASLALSGIGYTILLAVPTMAIKVRYAAIVLAVTGTYSGFPVSTHIMDDG; this is encoded by the exons ATGTCACTTGCTACGCCTCGCAGCGAAACAGGAACACATGATAGGATTGTCATTACGCCATCGACCACGCAACATAGCCATCTGGTAGATGAACCGCCACGAGATTTAGCAGAGCGTCACTTGATAAGAAAA CTTGATATGCTAATAATGCCGATCACATACCTACTCTATATTCTTGCGT ACCTCGATAGAAGCA ACTTGGGGAACGCCAAGCTGCAAGGTTTAGATGTATCTCTTTTTCCGAATGACGTGTCTGGAAACCAATTCGCACTTCTTTCAGCAATGTTTT ATATTGCATTTCTTTCGTGGC AAATCCCTTTGACTTTGGCTGCCAAGCGATTT CCGCCTAACCTCGTCATCGGTATCGTAGCAGTTGCTTGGGGTATATCATCATCACTTCAAGCAGCCACCTTCAACTATGCGGGTATCACTACGACTCGATACTTTCTTGGTTATTTGAAGCTGGATAGTAG TGCTCCCGTGGTTCCATTCTACTATACTTTATTCTATCTAAAGTCAGAGCATGGGTTCCGCACTTCTCTTTACGTCAGCGGTGCACCACTCGCGAGTGCCTTCGGTGGTCTCATCGCATATGGAGTGCAGAATATCCGCTCTATAGCAACCTGGCGGATTTTATT TCTCATTGAAGGGCTTCCCACTATTCTGGTGGGACTATTAGCCTCTG CTTCAACTCGTTTAGCAAGAGAGGTTGTATCTGAAGGGAACAGGATCAATTGGCAACACGTGGTTGAGCTTGACAGATTACAAGGCATGGCTG CGTTGCCCTCGCGTCATATCAGTATTTTTGCCTTCCATTATCAAGTCTTTGGGCTATACGGATGCAAAGGCACAGATGATGACAGTACCCCTTATGCTTGCGCATGTATTGTCATGGTTCTAGTTGCTAAAGCTAGCGATCACTTCAAGACTCGTGGACCGTTTGCGGCGGCTTCGCTCGCCCTTAGCGGTATTGGGTACACGATCCT TTTAGCAGTTCCTACAATGGCCATAAAAGTCCGTTATGCCGCGATCGTCCTGGCTGTCACCGGCACATACAGTGGTTTTCCAGTCAG CACGCATATCATGGACGATGGGTAA
- a CDS encoding phenylalanine ammonia-lyase — MIMAVDAVPSSTTNGYTNGFHKPTLPPQPTRLPLQAQRCLRLLSPAKILYSPTSKPVIVNGHNLTIPSVVAAARHGARVALDDSHDIKSRMTKAENAIEDKLRTGKVFMVFPPDLVVAHIADTRTSQHLALGKALLQHQHSGILPSFTHPGHVAEDKPEAPLPLSDPLNTLSMPESWVRAAMLIRMNSLIRGHSGVRWELLERMVSILDNDITPLVPLRGSISASGDLSPLSYVAGTIFGNEQIRCYHGKRNGELPRQITSSRAALQAAGIEPLKLAAKEHLGLLNGTAFSAAVASLALNDAVHMGMLAQVLTAMGTEALVGTQGSHHPFIHAVARPHPGQVEAAKHIWDLLEGSKLAQLGEEKEITIEEDEGKLRQDRYPLRTAPQFIGPQLEDILHAWSVVTQECNTTTDNPLIDGETGHVHHGGNFQAMAVTNAMEKTRLALHHLGKILFAQSTELLNPAFNRGLPPSLAASDPSVNYHAKGLDIASAAYVSELGFLANPVSTHVQSAEMHNQAVNSLALISARATVQALDVLSLLTASYLYLVCQAVDLRAQQRELATGVAQIINEELGKNFAAVSIASVQGPVFKAVMESYEVTSTMDAAPRMHTAAAAATAPLIELLPESDLAGIKAFRSAVGNRSGELYARLQGEYLRGERGAAPAAHLLGNTRPVYEFVRVELGVKMHGIDNLNRFEEGWTGLTVGQNVSVIYEAIRDGKLQEVIASLLSGVGYKLSVRRAVDQVVIQLERKEQERKTPKEPESAIDVPQRASSEQEEGGENTDNTEQDQVDSAESQGPVFKHVPAATVARAGSKSALDLRTPTRDTFSIVSGSSGDSGGGRSMWGEHSVSQRGYAAWFPIAIVVQAQISTAPPVCVCDTCLFPDSGSPSQPLQKVAPVATLTPDYVLGVVGTKGCGKSTFIRLAFQAVDPEESRIVAASADGPTITLACTTVSRGTARIFEIDADELLDVSEPVSDNWLLWPEGFPRLHGLAVCYDACDQRSYDQAKQIIAGVEKSFGSSFITLFVACKSDSLHASASSAQELPPTHASKLANRHGFRFVQITNRGPDGLSQMVHTFQWMLDRIGTSRGTKRLVIIPRGKKSSGRTSEPTLRTGSRTPEPLKTPEPPVEPTLPARARTKSAGDLVSAWISDGSDARAEKAPVRHIIEKAGEEKGSRRSIGEESVLAYGFPKVPTGVPAVVREEREREGRSRLCRFRHLNRARKKPPAPLCMRWATVEQLIDKLFFCGVSEDAFDDDPDKPLRAEPWFSFNFFLTYRLFTTPRTVLLSFQKRLKELEQSPVDPLLAGFVQQRLCALLQNWIEDYPNDFASPGAPSALAAVVRTACENTHLMYYGSEFTYFLEELPCLKDDAFSWAYISAETPVEDEYEFDLDFDREFNFSPEADGFPLFDPSYSIAPGSAVGNADHDEEPPMTGRTARFESGNGESIGRGLSPDARRGASPALKAFQSVAKALLEYNCQSIAEEITRLETELFLKIKPRDWVRRGVKEDKLGKPKSIVEMNAFFDRICKWVMSIVVSLDRAQERVRLVTHLCEVAQSLRAMNNYSSLRAFHVGINCVCETGDVVQSQVDVNVWRKYQSREKLLRVNENHLLYRMAVKNTFGVGIPSLEVHSSDLSRIGECPILIPKVSFTGPSLLISEQHHEIHAFQERIRENGDYAFGPVPGLAKLILETELLDMETIYERCSQVDRDLQHGYPVPMATSTASRLREYLRR, encoded by the exons ATGATTATGGCCGTCGACGCTGTTCCCTCCTCTACCACTAATGGCTACACCAATGGCTTTCATAAGCCCACATTGCCACCCCAGCCTACTCGACTCCCTCTACAAGCGCAACGATGCTTGAGACTTTTATCACCAGCCAAGATACTTTACAGTCCCACAA GCAAGCCTGTTATTGTTAATGGCCACAATTTGACCATCCCTTCGGTCGTTGCTGCTGCTCGCCACGGTGCTCGTGTGGCCCTCGATGACTCCCATGACATCAAGTCTCGCATGACCAAGGCTGAGAATGCTATTGAAGACAAGCTCAGGACTGGCAAAGTGTTTATGGTATTTCCACCGGATTTGGTGGTAGCG CACATAGCCGACACTCGTACCAGCCAGCATCTCGCGCTTGGAAAAGCACTCCTTCAACACCAACATTCGGGCATCTTGCCTTCCTTTACGCATCCCGGCCACGTCGCCGAGGACAAGCCCGAAGCACCATTGCCCCTCTCCGACCCACTTAACACTCTTTCGATGCCTGAGTCCTGGGTTCGTGCGGCTATGCTTATCCGCATGAACTCTTTAATCCGTGGCCACTCGGGTGTCCGGTGGGAGCTCCTCGAGCGTATGGTATCCATCCTCGATAACGATATCACTCCTCTCGTTCCTCTCCGCGGTAGCATCAGTGCGTCGGGCG ACCTTTCTCCTCTCTCCTACGTTGCCGGAACCATCTTTGGCAATGAGCAAATCCGCTGCTACCACGGCAAACGAAATGGCGAGCTCCCTCGTCAAATCACGTCTTCGCGCGCGGCGCTTCAAGCCGCTGGTATCGAACCTCTCAAGTTGGCCGCCAAGGAGCATCTCGGTCTCCTCAACGGCACAGCATTTTCGGCCGCTGTTGCCTCGCTCGCGCTCAACGATGCCGTTCACATGGGTATGCTCGCCCAGGTCCTCACTGCTATGGGCACCGAGGCCCTCGTTGGTACTCAAG GCTCCCACCATCCATTCATTCACGCGGTCGCACGCCCCCACCCTGGACAGGTCGAGGCTGCTAAGCACATCTGGGACTTGCTCGAGGGAAGCAAGTTGGCTCAGCTTGGTGAGGAGAAGGAAATAACCATCGAGGAAGACGAGGGCAAGCTTCGTCAGGACCGGTACCCTCTCCGCACTGCTCCCCAATTCATTGGACCTCAACTCGAGGATATCCTCCATGCCTGGTCTGTAGTGACCCAAGAATGCAACACCACCACCGACAACCCCTTGATCGATGGTGAGACCGGCCACGTTCACCACGGTGGTAACTTCCAAGCTATGGCCGTCACCAATGCGATGGAAAAGACTCGCTTGGCGTTGCACCACCTCGGCAAGATTCTATTTGCTCAATCGACCGAGTTGCTCAACCCTGCATTTAACCGTGGTCTTCCCCCTTCGCTCGCTGCCTCTGACCCATCGGTCAACTACCACGCCAAGGGGCTCGATATTGCTAGTGCCGCATACGTTAGCGAGCTCGGCTTCCTCGCCAACCCTGTCTCGACCCATGTCCAGAGCGCCGAGATGCACAACCAGGCCGTCAACTCGCTCGCCCTTATCTCTGCCCGCGCGACCGTCCAGGCACTCGACGTCCTCTCACTCCTTACTGCGTCATACTTGTACCTCGTGTGCCAAGCCGTCGACCTCCGGGCCCAACAGCGCGAACTCGCTACGGGCGTAGCGCAGATTATCAACGAGGAGCTCGGGAAGAACTTCGCGGCCGTCTCGATCGCTTCCGTTCAAGGACCTGTGTTCAAGGCCGTCATGGAATCGTACGAGGTGACGTCGACAATGGACGCTGCTCCTCGTATGCACACTGCCGCAGCGGCCGCTACCGCACCTTTGATCGAGCTGCTTCCCGAGTCTGACTTGGCGGGTATCAAGGCGTTCCGCTCTGCCGTTGGCAACCGCTCTGGAGAGCTCTACGCCCGTTTGCAGGGCGAGTACCTCCGTGGTGAACGCGGTGCTGCGCCGGCTGCCCACTTGCTTGGCAATACCCGCCCGGTATACGAGTTTGTTCGTGTTGAACTCGGTGTCAAGATGCACGGCATTGACAACCTCAACCGCTTCGAAGAGGGATGGACCGGCTTGACAGTCGGACAGAACGTTTCGGTCATCTACGAG GCTATTCGTGATGGCAAATTGCAAGAAGTGATTGCGAGCTT GCTGAGTGGTGTTGGATATAAACTTAGTGTGCGACGCGCCGTCGATCAAGTCGTCATCCAACTCGAGCGGAAAGAGCAAGAACGAAAGACGCCGAAGGAACCCGAGTCCGCCATCGATGTACCACAGCGCGCCTCTTCCGAGCAAGAAGAAGGGGGTGAAAACACCGACAACACCGAGCAAGACCAGGTCGATAGCGCCGAGT CCCAAGGACCGGTTTTCAAGCATGTACCAGCCGCCACCGTTGCCCGGGCAGGATCTAAATCCGCACTCGATCTCCGTACGCCCACACGCGATACATTCTCAATTGTCAGCGGCAGCAGTGGCGACAGCGGCGGCGGAAGAAGCATG TGGGGCGAGCACTCGGTCAGCCAAAGGGGATACGCCGCTTGGTTTCCAATCGCGATTGTTGTCCAGGCGCAAATCAGCACCGCTCCACCCGTCTGCGTCTGCGA CACTTGTCTCTTCCCCGATTCTGGCTCACCATCCCAGCCCCTGCAAAAGGTTGCCCCCGTCGCCACCCTCACCCCCGACTATGTCCTCGGTGTCGTCGGCACCAAGGGATGCGGGAAATCCACGTTTATCCGACTCGCATTCCAGGCCGTCGACCCCGAAGAGTCGCGCATTGTCGCTGCCTCGGCCGACGGCCCCACCATCACCC TCGCCTGCACAACCGTCTCCCGCGGCACCGCCCGCATCTTCGAGATCGACGCCGACGAGCTCTTGGATGTCTCCGAGCCTGTGTCCGACAACTGGCTTCTCTGGCCCGAGGGCTTCCCCAGGCTCCATGGCCTCGCCGTATGCTATGATGCTTGTGACCAGCGGAGCTATGACCAGGCCAAACAAATCATCG CTGGTGTAGAGAAGAGCTTTGGCTCCTCGTTCATCACCCTCTTTGTCGCCTGCAAGTCCGACTCGCTCCACGCCTCCGCCTCCTCCGCCCAAGAGCTTCCTCCCACCCACGCCTCCAAACTCGCCAACCGTCACGGATTCAGATTCGTTCAGATCACTAATCGAGGTCCCGACGGCCTTAGCCAGATGGTTCACACATTCCAATGGATGCTAGATCGTATAGGCACTTCCAGGG GCACTAAACGATTGGTCATTATCCCACGGGGCAAGAAGTCGAGCGGTCGTACCAGTGAGCCCACTCTGCGTACTGGCTCTCGCACCCCCGAGCCTCTCAAAACACCCGAACCTCCTGTCGAACCCACTCTTCCAGCTCGAGCTCGAACTAAATCTGCTGGCGACTTGGTCTCGGCATGGATATCCGATGGTTCGGACGCCCGAGCGGAAAAGGCACCCGTACGTCATATCATTGAGAAAGCAGGAGAAGAGaaaggatcaaggaggagCATTGGCGAAGAATCCGTTCTCGCATACGGCTTCCCCAAGGTTCCCACTGGTGTCCCGGCTGTCGTGCGGGAAGAAAGGGAACGGGAAGGGAGATCGAGGTTGTGCAGATTCCGACACCTAAACCGAGCGAGGAA AAAGCCGCCTGCTCC GTTGTGTATGCGCTGGGCGACGGTTGAGCAGTTGATTGATAAATTGTTCTTTTGTGGGGTGTCTGAGGATG CATTTGACGATGACCCTGACAAACCTTTGCGCGCAGAACCCTGGTTCAGTTTCAATTTTTTCCTGACTTATCGGTTGTTCACTACCCCTCGCACCGTGTTGCTCAGCTTCCAAAAACGACTCAAGGAATTGGAACAGTCGCCGGTTGATCCGCTCCTCGCTGGCTTTGTTCAGCAGAG ATTGTGTGCATTACTGCAGAACTGGATCGAAGACTACCCGAACGACTTTGCTTCGCCCGGCGCGCCAAGCGCACTAGCAGCCGTCGTCCGCACAGCATGTGAAAACACGCACCTGATGTACTATGGGTCCGAGTTTACCTATTTCCTAGAGGAGCTCCCATGCCTCAAGGACGATGCTTTTTCCTGGGCGTACATCAGCGCCGAAACACCGGTCGAGGATGAATACGAGTTTGACTTGGACTTTGACCGCGAGTTCAATTTTAGCCCCGAGGCCGATGGGTTCCCGCTATTCGATCCGAGCTATTCCATCGCGCCCGGTTCGGCCGTCGGTAACGCGGACCATGACGAGGAGCCACCCATGACGGGTCGGACGGCCCGATTCGAGTCTGGGAACGGCGAGTCGATCGGACGGGGACTGAGTCCCGATGCACGACGAGGCGCGTCCCCTGCACTCAAAGCGTTCCAAAGCGTCGCCAAGGCGTTGCTCGAATACAACTGTCAATCGATCGCCGAGGAGATCACGCGCCTCGAGACCGAGTTGTTCTTGAAGATCAAG CCCCGAGATTGGGTACGACGAGGTGTCAAGGAGGATAAGCTCGGGAAACCCAAGTCGATTGTTGAGATGAACGCGTTTTTCGATCGGATATGCAAGTG GGTCATGTCGATTGTTGTTTCGCTCGATCGTGCGCAGGAGCGTGTACGCTTGGTTACTCATCTGTGCGAAGTTGCTCAATCGCTTCGTGCGATGAACAACTATTCTTCGTTGCGCGCGTTCCACGTCGGGATCAACTGCGTGTGCGAAACTGGGGATGTTGTCCAGTCGCAAGTCGATGTGAATGTATGGCGCAAGTACCAGAGCCGGGAAAAGCTGCTTCGAGTCAACGAGAACCATTTACTGTACCGGATGGCAGTGAAGAATACGTTTGGAGTGGGCATTCCCTCTTT GGAGGTTCACTCGAGTGACTTGTCGCGTATCGGCGAATGCCCAATACTAATCCCGAAGGTCTCGTTCACTGGGCCAAGTTTACTCATTAGCGAACAACATCATGAGATCCATGCGTTCCAAGAGCGGATCCGCGAGAATGGAGATTATGcgtttggtccagtcccagGATTGGCCAAGTTGATACTCGAGACTGAGTTGTTAGATATGGAG ACGATATATGAGCGGTGTTCCCAGGTAGACCGAGACCTGCAGCACGGATACCCTGTTCCGATGGCTACTTCTACAGCGAGCCGGTTGAGGGAATACTTGAGGCGTTGA